A window from Gasterosteus aculeatus chromosome 14, fGasAcu3.hap1.1, whole genome shotgun sequence encodes these proteins:
- the jak2a gene encoding tyrosine-protein kinase JAK2a, translating to MACILLTNMDPPVHGPAAHLHPATGVDSKQDADATCLTVHLYYVGKDGGGGNGSESVLTFPPGEYVAEELCISAAKACGIAPVYCSMLGLMRESDRIWFPPNHIFKMQQPAREVLHLRVRYYFTGWYNNGNALNAHRYGVSKGAESPVMDDCIMAYQFLQSRSDFLNGRVDIPVSHEAQEECLGMAVLDMMRLAKENAQSPLDIYNSTSYKSFLPRCMQSRIQEYNILTRKRIRYRFRKFIQQFSECKATVCNLKLKYLMSLEMLLPSLYAERFQVADLSARQVTIVVTGDTGIQWSKGKEEAGAEEELQTYCDFAEVIDVSIKQANKEGSAESRIVTLTRQDNQILELEFQSLAEALSFVSLVDGYYRLVADAHHYLCKEVAPPRLLECIQSHCHGPVSMEFTIAKLRRSGNHQGLYILRCSPKDYDKYFISFVVGHETMVDYKHCQIVKTESGEHILSGAKRSFDSLRELLHCYQKEALRTDGYTFQLSRCCSPGLKDKSNLVVCRNNQGADVPLTPSLHKHNISQMVFHKIRKEDLVIKESLGQGTFTKIFCGVRKELGDYGEIHTIDVVIKILDKAHRDYSESFFEAASMMSQLSHKHLLLNFGVCVCGNENMMVQEYGKFGSLDTYLKKNKSRVNITWKLEVAKQLSWAMHYLEDKNLVHGNVCAKNVLLIREEDRMTGSLPFIKLSDPGISITVLPREVLVERIPWVPPECIGKPQNLSLATDKWGFGTTLWEICSGGDKPLSTLDCSKKNLFYEDRHQLPAPKWTELANLINSCMDYEPSHRPSFRAIIRDLNSLFTPDYELLVESDMVPNRTRGVGFPWATESQEPAQFEERHLIFLKLLGKGNFGSVEMCRYDPLQDSTGEVVAVKKLQQSTAEHLREFEREIEILKSLQHENIVKYKGVCYSAGRKNMRLIMEYLPFGSLRDYLVKHKERFDLNKLLHYASQICKGMDYLATKRYIHRDLATRNILVESETRVKIGDFGLTKVLPQDKEYYTVREPGESPIFWYAPESLTESKFSVASDVWSFGVVLYELFTYTDKNCSPPAVFMDKIGNEKQGQMIVYHLIDLLKQGYRLPAPDDCPKEVLRIMAECWSSEPGLRPSFKTLFHSVDTVRDSKDR from the exons ATGGCCTGTATCCTGCTGACCAACATGGACCCACCCGTCCACGGCCCCGCGGCGCATCTCCACCCGGCCACTGGAGTGGACTCCAAGCAGGACGCGGACGCCACCTGCCTCACTGTCCACCTTTACTACGtggggaaggatggaggagggggcaACGGTTCAGAGAGCGTGCTCACGTTCCCGCCCGGGGAGTACGTAGCAGAGGAACTGTGCATAAGTGCAGCGAAAGCATGTG GGATCGCTCCAGTGTACTGCAGCATGTTAGGCCTGATGAGGGAGAGTGACAGGATATGGTTTCCTCCCAATCACATCTTTAAAATGCAGCAGCCAGCCCGTGAGGTCCTGCACCTCAGAGTCAG ATACTATTTTACCGGCTGGTACAACAACGGCAATGCGTTGAACGCCCACCGCTACGGCGTGTCCAAGGGGGCCGAGAGCCCCGTGATGGATGACTGCATCATGGCGTACCAGTTCCTCCAG aGTCGTAGTGACTTCTTGAATGGACGGGTCGATATCCCGGTGAGCCACGAGGCCCAGGAGGAGTGCCTGGGCATGGCGGTGCTGGACATGATGAGGCTCGCCAAGGAGAACGCTCAGTCACCGCTGGACATCTACAACAGCACCAG CTACAAATCCTTCCTGCCAAGATGCATGCAAAGCCGCATCCAGGAGTACAACATCTTGACTCGGAAGAGGATCCGCTACCGTTTCAGGAAGTTCATCCAGCAGTTCAGCGAGTGCAAGGCCACGGTGTGCAACCTCAAGCTGAAGTACCTGATGAGCCTGGAGATGCTGCTGCCCTCCCTCTACGCCGAGCGCTTCCAAGTCGCCGACCTCTCGGCGCGCCAAGTCACCATCGTCGTCACGGGCGACACGGGCATCCAGTGGTCAAAAGGGAAAGAGGAGGCGGGAGCGGAGGAG GAGCTACAAACATACTGCGACTTCGCCGAGGTGATCGACGTCAGCATCAAACAGGCCAACAAGGAGGGCTCAGCGGAGAGCCGCATAGTCACCCTCACCAGACAGGACAACCAGATCCTG GAACTGGAGTTCCAGTCGCTCGCCGAGGCTCTCTCCTTCGTCTCATTGGTCGACGGCTATTACAGGCTGGTCGCGGACGCCCACCACTATCTGTGCAAAGAGGTGGCTCCACCGAGACTTCTCGAGTGCATCCAGAGCCACTGCCACGGCCCCGTGTC GATGGAGTTTACCATCGCTAAGCTGCGTCGCTCTGGTAACCACCAAGGTCTGTACATCCTTCGCTGCAGCCCCAAGGACTACGACAAATACTTCATTTCCTTTGTGGTCGGG CATGAAACCATGGTGGACTATAAGCACTGCCAGATAGTGAAGACGGAGTCCGGAGAGCACATCCTGAGTGGTGCCAAGAGGAGCTTCGACTCGCTAAGGGAACTTCTGCACTGCTACCAAAAGGAGGCGCTCCGCACCGACGGATACACATTCCAGCTGTCCAGGTGCTGCTCACCCGGCCTCAAGG ATAAATCCAACCTTGTGGTGTGTAGAAATAATCAAGGAGCCGATGTCCCACTGACTCCAtcgctgcacaaacacaacatcagccAGATGGTCTTCCACAAGATCCGAAAAGAGGACCTCGTCATC AAAGAGAGCCTGGGACAAGGAACTTTCACCAAGATCTTCTGCGGCGTGAGGAAGGAGCTGGGAGACTACGGAGAAATACACACGATAGATGTCGTCATCAAGATCCTGGACAAGGCTCACCGCGACTATTCGGAG TCCTTCTTTGAAGCAGCCAGTATGATGAGCCAGCTCTCCCACAAGCACCTGCTCCTCAACTttggcgtgtgtgtttgtggcaatGAAA ACATGATGGTGCAGGAATATGGTAAATTTGGTTCACTGGACACCTAcctgaaaaagaataaaagccgTGTTAACATCACCTGGAAGCTAGAAGTGGCCAAGCAGCTGTCCTGGGCGATGCACTACCTG GAGGATAAGAACCTCGTTCATGGAAATGTTTGTGCCAAGAATGTCCTTCTGATCAGAGAGGAGGATCGGATGACGGGCAGCCTGCCCTTCATCAAACTCAGTGACCCGGGCATCAGCATCACCGTGCTGCCCAGAGAAG TTCTGGTGGAGCGCATCCCGTGGGTTCCCCCCGAGTGCATCGGAAAACCCCAGAACCTGAGTTTAGCCACGGACAAGTGGGGCTTTGGGACCACGCTGTGGGAGATCTGCAGCGGCGGAGACAAACCGCTCAGCACGCTGGACTGCTCAAAG AAGAACCTGTTCTATGAGGACAGGCACCAGCTGCCGGCTCCCAAGTGGACCGAGCTGGCCAATCTGATTAACAGCTGCATGGACTACGAGCCCTCCCACCGGCCCTCCTTCAGGGCGATTATCAGAGACCTCAACAGCCTCTTCACGCCAG ACTacgagctgctggtggagagcGACATGGTGCCCAACAGGACAAGAGGCGTCGGGTTCCCGTGGGCCACGGAGAGCCAGGAGCCCGCCCAGTTTGAGGAGAGGCACCTCATCTTTCTCAAGCTGCTGGGCAAA GGGAACTTTGGCAGCGTGGAGATGTGCAGGTACGACCCCCTGCAGGACAGCACGGGGGAGGTGGTGGCCGTGAAGAAACTGCAGCAAAGCACCGCCGAGCACCTCCGGGAATTTGAGCGCGAGATCGAGATCCTCAAATCCCTCCAGCACGAAAACATTGTTAAATACAAAGGGGTTTGCTACAGTGCAG GTCGAAAGAACATGCGGCTGATCATGGAGTATCTCCCCTTCGGCAGCTTGAGAGATTATCTCGTCAAACACAAGGAGCGCTTTGATCTGAACAAACTGCTGCACTATGCGTCACAGATCTGCAAG GGTATGGACTACCTCGCCACCAAGCGATACATCCACAGAGACCTGGCCACCAGGAACATTCTGGTGGAGAGCGAGACCAGGGTGAAGATCGGGGACTTTGGCCTGACCAAGGTGCTGCCGCAGGACAAGGAGTACTACACCGTCAGAGAGCCCGGGGAGAGCCCCATCTTTTG GTATGCTCCGGAGTCGCTGACGGAGAGCAAGTTCTCTGTGGCGTCGGACGTTTGGAGCTTCGGCGTCGTCCTCTACGAACTCTTCACTTACACCGACAAGAACTGCAGCCCTCCTGCG GTGTTTATGGACAAGATAGGGAATGAGAAGCAAGGCCAGATGATCGTCTACCATCTGATAGACCTGTTGAAACAGGGATATAGGCTGCCAGCTCCTGATGATTGTCCAAAGGAG GTTCTCAGGATCATGGCAGAGTGTTGGAGCAGTGAACCGGGACTACGTCCTTCTTTCAAGACATTATTCCACAGCGTGGACACCGTACGAGACAGCAAGGACAGATGA